Part of the Propionimicrobium sp. PCR01-08-3 genome, GCCGATGCCGAGCACCAGTGCCGCCAGGACCGGTTCGAGCCAACGTGTCTGAAGCGCGTCGGCAACCGTACGTAGCTTGCCTTGGCGGACTGCTCCGCGGATCGGCGAGATCAAACTAGAACCGCTCAGCTCCAGCAGGTCCAGGGGAACATACGGCAATACCACGGGTCACGCGTGAAGGTCGTGACGACCAGGGCGATGACGGCCGCGTATTTGGCAATCGCAGCAGCAGTGATCGACGCTTTCATGGCAAACTCCTCACCAAAAATTAGGTTATCTACAGGTTAGCCTGTTAAGCGTCCATTGCACCGCATCGATTTAGATCGATTTCCCCGGCCTCGAGCCGTCAGGAACGCCGCTCGTCAATGAGCCCCCACTCGTAGGCGAGGGTCGCCAATTCGGCACGATTGCGTTTGCCGAGCCGCCCGAGCAGCCGGCTCACATAGGTCTTCACGGTGCTGGTCGAATATCCCATTCGCTTGCTGATCTGGGCATTGGTGAGCCCGAGGCCGACGAATTGGACGAGTTCGATGTCGACGTACGACAGCTCGGCCGGGGGCTGCGAACGGACGCTGGCGCGAGCCAGCACCTGGCACACCAGTTGCGGCGAAATGAGTGCGTCCCCCGAGTAGGCGCTGCGCACCCCGTGCTGAATCAGTTCCGGACTGTCAGACTTCAGCAAGAAACCGGACGCGCCGGCCGACAGCGCGTCCATC contains:
- a CDS encoding response regulator transcription factor; the protein is MNTTAPPDDHEIRVLLVEDDPLARKAVATYLGAAGGMCLAGIACDGVEAIQLASDMNADVAIVDIHMPRLNGIEATRRLTKEPFNLKVLCFTALASDDVLMDALSAGASGFLLKSDSPELIQHGVRSAYSGDALISPQLVCQVLARASVRSQPPAELSYVDIELVQFVGLGLTNAQISKRMGYSTSTVKTYVSRLLGRLGKRNRAELATLAYEWGLIDERRS